CGCGGTCGTGATCGCAAGGCAGGTGCAGACCACCAGGAAGCTTGCAATGTAGCCCACGAAAATCACCCCATGATCGGGTTCACCCAAAAACGAAATCGTGATCCAGAGAGGAAAGGTCAGCAGGAGTGCGCAAAACCAGACAAAGCAGGCCGCCACATACTTGCCAAAGATGGCCTGCCACGGCGCGATCGGCATCGTTAAGAGCAATTCGATGGTTCCTTGGCGCTGCTCATCGGACCACAACCTCATCCCCACGGCCGGGGCCAACACGAGGTAAAACCAGGGATGCCAAAAGAAAAAGGCATTCCCGAGCGAGGCGTCTCCCGCCTCCAGGAGATTGCCAAAGGTGAAGGCGAAGGCGCTGCTGATGAGCAGGAAAATAATGATGATGGCAAAGGCAATCGGCGAAGTGAAATAGGCCACCGTCTCCCGTTGGAAGATGGTGAGGATGTTTTGCAGGCTGCGTTTCATCAAACAGGGAAAAGAAAAGGGCTCATTCTCCGGTTTCCGAGGTGGTGATCTTCCGGAAAACCGCATCCAGGCGCCCCGCTTCCACTTGGAGATCGGCCAAGCGGAGGCCTTTCTCCCGGGCGAGTTCCGCCAACTCCACCACCAGCTGGTTGTCTTTGGTTTGGGTGGGATCGAGAATCACGCTCACCCAATCCTCCCCTTGCTCGAAGGTCTCGACCGCTCGGGCGCTCGGGAGTTTTTTGAGGGCAGCCAGAATGGGGGTGGGTTTCGAGCCGGACAACTTGGCTCGGATCCGCCCCGCTTCGGGCGAGCGGGAGAGCAGCTCACCGGGCGTGGAATCGACCTTGATGCGACCCGAATCAATGATGATGGCCCGGCTGCAGGCCGCCTCCACCTCCTCCAGAATATGGGTGGAGAAGATAATGGCCTTATCTCGACCCATTTCTCGAATGAGCTGGCGGACTTCGCGCTTTTGGTTGGGGTCCAAGCCATCGGTCGGTTCATCCAAGATCAGAATCTCCGGATCGTGGAGCAAGGCTTGGGCGAGGCAAGTTCGATGGCGGTAGCCTTTGGAGAGCGTGTCGATGCTCTGATCGCGCACCGGCTGCAAGAAGCAGGTCGCGAGAGCGCGATCCACGGCTGAGGTCTTCTCCTCCCCTTTCAGCCCACGAATTCCGGCACAAAATTTTAGGAACCCGGAGACGGTCATATCGGGATAGAGCGGCGCGCTTTCCGGGAGGTAACCGATGCGACGCTTGGCTTCCTCAGGTGCTTCATGCACGGAGATCCCCGCGACCTTGACCTGGCCCTCGGTGGGAGTCAGGTAACCGGTGATCATTCGCATGGTGGTCGACTTGCCGGCCCCATTCGGTCCGAGAAAGCCGAGCACCTCCCCTTTCTCCACCGAAAAGGACACGTTCTTCACGGCGACCTTGCTGCCGAACTGCTTTTGGAGATTGCTGACCTCGATCATGGTGGGGGCGAAATCCGGTCGGAACCGGGGGATGGCATCGTTGCGAAAACCCGACCAGGTTTTCAAGCAAATTTTTCCGCGAAAGGGGGCGACAAAAGAGGTAGGGGTTGTCTGCCTTTCCTTCCTATGTGGCAACGCGTCCTCACTCCGGAGCTGCTCGACCGCTTACCGTCCGAACATCCTGACGCCCTTCGCAGCCGCCGAGATCTCCGTCTCATCAATTTTTTCCTGGGCGGTGAACGCTGGATTCATGACCAACTCGCCGCTCATCCCGATCAGAAGGTGGTCGAATTGGGAGCAGGCGAGGGAACGCTCGCCCTTTCCGGCCAGACCGACTTTCGTGGGCACTGGACGGCCTGCGACCTAAGGTCGGCCCCGCCAGCCTGGCCACCAGCCTGGACTTGGAAAGAGGGCGACTTCTTTGAGACCCTCGCTGGCTTGCGGGGGGAGGCCCTGGTGGGAAACTTGATCCTCCATCATTTTGACCGCGACGAATTGGCGATTTTAGGGAAGGAGTTTCAGAGGTTTTCCCGTCTTTTCTTTCACGAGCCGCTGCGTCGCCCTCGCACGGCTTCACTTTCCCGCCTCTTGTATCTCTTCGGCCTCAATCGCGTCACCCGTCATGACATGCGGGTCAGTATCGAAGCGGGCTTTCGCGGTCTGGAATTGCCGGAATGGCTCGGCCTGGACGAGGCGCGCTGGAGCCTGACCCTCTCCGAAACGCTGTTAGGAGGCTATCGTCTGAGCGCGCTGCAAAAAGCCCTATGAAGCCGCTCACCATTGTGGGAGGCGGGCTGGCCGGTCTTTCCCTCGCCATTGCCCTTCGCCAGAAAGGCATCGACCTCACTCTCCACGAGGCCATTCCCTACCCGCGACATCGCGTCTGCGGCGAGTTCATCAGCGGAGTCCAATCGGAAACGCTGGCCAAGCTCGGGATCGATGACCTCTTGCAAGACGCCTGCTCCCTGAGCTCCAGCACTTGGCGGCGGGGAGACGGGAGCGAGCTCTGCCGCTTTACCCTGCCCGAACCGGCCCGCGGCATTTCCCGGCATCGCCTCGATTTGCGCTTGGCGGAGCGCTTGCAAGACTGGGGGGGTCGCTTGGAGTTGGGTCGCAAGGCTTTGCCCAGCGGCCAGGAGGGCTACGTCGACGCAGCCGGTCGACGGCCCGTCCCCAAAAGCCCCTGGATGGGGCTCAAATGCCACTTCCGAGACTTCCCGATGCACGCTGACCTCGAGATGCACCTAGCGGAGGGAGCGTATGTCGGCCTTTCAGCGGTGGAAGAAGGTTGGGTCAATGTGTGCGCACTCCTGCCAAGAGTTTCCGGCCTCTCCGGAAAAGGGCCCGTTCGCTTTCTGCAGCACCTGGATGCGGTCGGCCTGAAAGAACTGGCCGAGCGTTTGCAAGCCGCCACCGCCAATCCGGCCTCCTTCCAAGGCGTGGCTGGCTTGCAGCTGGGAGAGCAGCCGGCCGCGGAAGGCTTTGCCATTGGCGATGGCAATCGCATGATCTGTCCCTTCACTGGCAACGGAATGTCGATGGCCTTTGAATCGGCCGCCCAGGCCATGGGGCCGCTCTCGCGTTATGCTGGCGGGCAGCTTTCCTGGAAGGCCGCGGTGGAGGAAGGCCGCCAAGCCATCCGGCGCAAACACCATCGTCGCAGCCAGCTTTCTCTCCACCTGCAGAGTCTACTTTTCCAACCACCCCTTCGCGAAAGCTTCGCTTTTTTGAGTCGAATCTCGACCTTTCCCCTCAGGGCACTTTTCCACCTGACCCGCTGACTGCATGTTTCTGAAATCCATAGCCAGCGCCATCCCCCCCACCGCCTATAGCCAAAAAGAGTGCTGGGATCTCATGCAGTCCATCGGGACCCTGGAGGGACTTCGAGGCCGATCGCGGGATCTTTTGGAGAAGGTGCTGACCGGCGAGAGCGGGATCAAGAAGCGGCACTTTGCGGTCGAGCCGATCACGACCGTCTTTGGTCGAGGTGCCCAAGAGCTCAATCAGGATTTTGAGGTCCTCGCCCCGGTCCTGGCCGGGCAAGCCCTCACGCGGGCCTTGGCGGGGGCCTCGCTCCAAGCGAGCGACCTCGATGCGCTCTTCGTCTGCACCTGCACGGGCTATCTCTGTCCAGGACTCACGAGCCATTTGGCGGAAAAGGTCGGGCTGCGAGCGGATGCCTACCTCCAAGATCTGGTCGGACTGGGCTGCGGGGCGGCCATCCCGGCTCTTCGCTCCGCGGCGGGCTTTCTCGCGGCTCATCCGAAGGCGACGGTGGCCGTGGTCCCAGTGGAAATCTGCTCGGCTGCCTTTTACATCGATGACGACCCCGGCGTTCTCATCAGTCTCTGCCTCTTTGGAGATGGCGCTTCGGCCTCGCTTTGGCAGGGCCAGGGAGAGGGCTGGCGGGCCTCTCACTTCGACACGCTCCACGTGCCCAAGGAGCGGGAAAAAATCCGTTTTGTGAATGCGGAAGGCAAACTCAAAAACAAGCTGCATCGCTCCGTGCCATCGCTGGCCGGTCAAGCCGTCGCCACCCTCTTCCAACGGCGGCCCAGCTCCGCGCCCCCAAAGCCGACCGTCATCGCGCACTCAGGCGGTCGCGATGTCATCGAGTCCTTGGACTCCGTCTTTCAGGGTTCCCAGCCGCTCCGAGCCACCCGACAAGTTCTGTCAGATTACGGGAACATGAGCAGCCCGTCGGTTCTGTTCGCGCTGGAAGACTACCTCAGCACGTCGCCCGCAGAGGACAGCCTTTGGTTGACTTCGTTCGGGGCCGGGTTCGCTTGCCACTCGGTCAGTCTCAATCGAGCGTGACGCGGCGACGGCGCCCCCCCCGCTTCTTGGGTTTCTCTTCTTCGAGATCCTCCGGGCTGTATTGGAAGAGGAAGCGCAAGTCCTGCTCCTCCAAGGAACTGGCAAAGCCTTCATCGCCCAGGACACCCTGAACCAACTCCCGCTTCTGCGCCTGGAGGAAGCGGATTTTTTCCTCCACGGTGTCGCGAATGAGCAGGCGGTAGGCGATCACCTTGTTCTTCTGGCCGATCCGGTGCGTCCGGTCGATGGCTTGGTTCTCCACGGCCGGGTTCCACCACGGATCATAGAGAATAACGTAGGAAGCCGAGGTCAGGTTGAGTCCCGAGCCCCCCGCCTTGAGCGAGAGCAGGAAGACCGAAGGGTCCTCGCTCTTTTGGAAGCCATCGATGACGCTCTTGCGGTCCTTGGTCTGCCCGGTGAGGTAGTGGAAGGTCCGGTCTTCCTCCTCCAAGCGGTCCCGAATGATATCGAGCATGCTCACGAACTGACTGAAAACGAGCACCTTGTGACCTTCTTCCTTCAGTTGGTCGAGGAGGTAAAAGAGGGCCGTCAGCTTGGCGCTTTCCTCTTCCAAGTGGGCCCCATCGACCAGCCCGGGGTGACAACAGATCTGCCGCAGGCGCATCAAGCCCTGCAAGATCACGAAGCTGTTGTTTTTGAGTTCCTTCTTGTCAGAGACACCCAGAATCTCCTCTTGAATGCGCTTCAGCTCCTGCTTGTAGAGCTCCTCCTGGACCCCTTCCATCTTGGCATAGACTTCTTCCTCAGTCCGAGGCGGGAGATCCACGGCCACTTCCTTTTTCGTTCGCCGCAGGAGGAAGGGGCGCAAGCGACCGGAAAGCCGCTCCTGCGCGGTGGCATCTTTCCGACGATCAAAACGCTTTTTGAAGTAGTTGCGATTTCCCAGGACGCCGGGCATGGCGAAGGACATCAGGCTCCACATGTCCATCAGTCGGTTCTCAATGGGGGTCCCGGTCAGGACCAAGCGATTGTCCGCGTTCAGCTCGCGGGCGGCCTTGGCGGCTTTCGAATCCGGATTCTTGATTTGCTGTCCCTCGTCCAAAATGACCGCCAACCAGCGGAGCTTTTTCAGCTCGGTCGAGCGCCCCCGGAGTTGCGCGTAATTCAGCACCAAAAGGTCGTTCTGCTCTTGCACGTCCTCGATTTTGAAATCGTCGGTCGCCCGGAGCACGCGCACCCTCAGGGCCGGGGCAAACTTGCCCGCCTCAGCCGCCCAGACATCCAGCACGGACTTGGGACAAACCACCAGAGCCGGGGTGGCCGCTTTCGACTGCTCCCGCAGCCAAAGCACCCAGGTCAGACTTTGGATGGTTTTGCCGAGTCCCATGTCATCGGCCAAAATGCCGCCGAAGCGATTCGTGGCGAGGTAGGCCAGGAAATGATAGCCCTCCACTTGGTAAGGACGAAGAGAGGCCTGCAAGTCGCCCGGGACTGCGGGGCTGATATTCAGCTTGAGGGTCGAGGCCCGGTCACAAATCCGCGACCAGGTCCCGGGATCGAACACGTCCTTCACGCCGGTGTCAGCCAGTTGCAGCACGTGCATGCGGTGGGTGTCTTCAGAGAGATCGTAGACGTCCAGTCCCAGGCGACTGATCATGTCCTTCTGTTCTTCATCGAGCGCGATTTCCAGGCGCACCCAGCCCCCATCCTCCAGCCGGACAAAGCCCCCCCGCGCCGCCACCAAGGCCCGCAGTTTCTCCTTGGAAATATCCAGGCCCTCCACGTCGAGCACGATCTTGAGGTCGAACCAATCGATGTCCTCGTTGATGACTTCGAATTTCACCTTGGCGGAAATGGGATCGGCCAAGAGCGTCTCCAGGTTCTCATCTGCCTTGATCTCGATCCCTTCGGGAAGGGCCTTGGCCCAATCATAGAACTTCTCCGGGAAGGCCTTGGTCACCCGCACGCGGAAGCCATCGCTCGGCATGTCCCAAGTGGGATTGAGGGGCTGCAAGCGCTCCGGAAACTCATCCAGCAGGTCGCGTTGGTAGCGGGCGATGGCATCGCCCTCGGGCGCTTCCGAATGCTCGACACTCCAGCCGTCTCTGCGCAAAACTTCGCGGCGACGACCCGAAGGCTCTTCCGCCAACAGACGCAGCATGACGTGCTCACTCTCGGCCCGGGTCAGTTCCTTCGTCAGCTCCGCCGCGATGGTCAAGCGCAGCTCCGCCTCTCGCACCCGCGCTTGGAGCGCCTCTGGCAGGTCCGCCCCAACCCGCGCGAGGAACTCCAAGCCATCTTCGGACTCAATGATCTCTTGGGGGACCTCGTAGAAGGACGCCACCTCCGTCGAACCGGAATGCTCCCACATCCAAGGTCGCGGCCCGCGCAAGACCACCTCATCCGCCAGATAGAGTGTCTCCGGTCCGGGTAGCAGGCGGACGGAGTGGTAGAGCGGCTCCCCGTCATCCAGAGAAAGCTGCAAGCCATAAAATCCCGGGCGCTCCTGGGATTCGGTGCATTCCCACTGGAGGCGGCGCGGATCAAATTCGATCGGCCGTTCGTCTAAGGAGACCAGGTGACGAAGGGTCGTCTCTTCCAAGCAAAGTCGATTGAGAAGCCTGGCGCCCTCGGCCGAGTTCAGGTCGACCCGGGTGCCTCCCTTCTCTCGCCAATATTCACTGAGCGAAGCCCAAATGATTTCGGAGGCCGCATCAAAGCGCACCAGGCCCTTGTCCCAGCCTTCATCCAATTCAGTGAATTGGCTCTCCTGATCCACCTCCACAAAGGCGGCGGCCTCCTCTCCCTGTTGCAAGAGGACCCGGACATCGTCCGGCGTCACCATCAGTCGCAGGACGGATCTTTTGGAGCGGGGGGGCTTGGGCTGGCGATTGACGGCCGAGCGGATTCCCTCCCACTCATCGATGTCCTTCTTCCGCTCCCAGGCCGCCATCCGGTCCTTGGTGGCCTCGAAGTCGGTGATGGCTGACATGAAGGGCGGAAACGGCACCCTTGCTTTGTCGAAAGCGTAAGCCACGTAGTTCCAGAACTCGATGATGTCAGCCGGCGCGGTCGGCCACAGGTCCAAGGGGTCATAGCTCGCGATCTCCCACTTCGCGCTCAGTCGGACGAGGTCCTTGTCGAAAATCTCCTGATCCAGCTCGTAGCGGCGATAGCGCTTTTCCACCTTCTCCACGTAGGCCTCCTCCCGTTCATGGAGCGGCCGATCAAGCTTTTCCTCCAAGAGCTGACCGAGGTCCTGCTCGCCGATTTCGTTGGGAGATTCTGGAAGGTCTTCTCCCCGCGCGACCCGTTCATACATCGCCGCGCAGACCGCGATTTCCGAGTGCGGTGGCAGCTCGGGCTCCACCTCCCAAACCCAGCGGCCCGCTTCCAAACGGAGATTGACCCGGTAGAGTTGATCGGACTGGACCTTGGCTTGAACAAAGCGCCCGTCCCCGAAGATGGTCCCGACCGCGCCCTCTTTTTGGAGAAACTCGCCTTCTTTGCGAACGGAGGGGGGAAAGGAATTCAGGAGGTTGAGGGTCGCTCGGTCAGGACTCATGGCAGGGCAAACTCGCGCCGCGAAGGAGACACCCGTACGCGGAAGGAGAGCGTTAGCATCGACGGCTCCCTCGTGGCAAACGGTGAATGGAAAAAATCGCGGACTCTCGCTGCCGCCCGGCTTCTCAAATTGCAGCTTCCCCCATCCTCGAATACCCCTCTGCTCATCATGCAGAAGGAAACCGCAGAAATCCTGGCGAAAGCGCTTCGAAGGCGACTTGCCCTCATCGGAGATCAGGAGCTTCGGGAACGCGATCCCGAGGGGCAACTGCAAGCCCTAGGCGCCATCTCGCAGGAGATCGACCAGCTCGTCCAGACCCATGGGCGCGAAATCACCGGGCAACTCCGCCACTACTTCGCCCAATGCAGCTACCAAAAAGCGCTGACCGAACTGGAGTCGATCAGCGCTTCTTGAAAAAATCTGGTGGTCCGATCAGCGGGAGTAAAACTCCACGATCAACTGCTCATTCACGATCGGATCGATGTCCTCGCGAATGGGGAGGCGGGCCATCTTGGCCGTCAATTTCTCGCGATCCACGGTCAACCAATCCACCTGCGGACGAGCTTGGGACTGATCCATGAGGCGCATCCCGAGTTGTTGGGAGCCGGCCGCTTCTCGCACCGCGATGTTCTGGCCGGGCTTCACCTGGTAGGACGGGATGTCGACGCGTTTGCCGTCCACCAAGATGTGCCCGTGACCGACAAATTGACGAGCTGCCCGCCGGGTGTTCCCGAGGCCAAGCCGGAAGACCACATTGTCCAGGCGGGTTTCCAAAAGTTGCAATAGGATTTCACCGGTCACCCCACGGGTGTTGGCAGCGGTCTCGTAATACTTCCGAAACTGCTTCTCCATGATGCCATACTGGAAACGAAGCTTTTGTTTCTCCGCTAACATAAGGGAGAAGTCCGAGTTCTTTTTGCGGGCGTTGCGGAGGCCATGCTGGCCTGGTCCGTAGCTGCGGCGCTCGAGCGCCTTGGAAGGCCCGAAAAGAGCCATGCCGAAGCGACGGTTGATGCGTTCTCTGGGTCCGGTGTAACGTGCCATGGTGAAGAAAGCGGAAGGGATTAGACGCGCCGGGCCTTGGGCGGGCGGCAGCCGTTGTGGGGGATGGGAGTGACGTCGCGGATGGCGGTGACTTCGATGCCGATCGCTTGGACGGCGCGGACCGCGGATTCGCGACCCGAACCCGGTCCTTTCACGCGGACCTCAGCTTCTTTCAGGCCATGGCTCATGGCTTGACGGCAAGCATCTTGAGAAACCACCTGAGCCGCATAAGCCGTGCTCTTACGAGACCCTTTGAAGCCCATTTTGCCGGCGCTGGCCCAGCCAATGCAGTTGCCATTGGCGTCCGTGACCGAAACGAGGGTGTTATTGAAAGTCGCCAAGACGTGGACAATCCCGGTATGGACGTTTTTGCTCTTCTTGGCTTTGAGGATCTTCGGCTGGCTGGCGGCGTCCGGGTCAAGGCTCAGGAAAATATCCTTCTTCTTATCTTCCTCGGCCTTGCGAGCGGCGGCCGTCTCCTCCGCAGCGGGCTCGGCCGGCTTGGCGGGAGCCTCTGGAGTCTCTGCGGTGGCCTCGGCCACGGGGGCGGCTTCGGGGGCGGAGGTCGTCTCGTCCTTTTCCTCGGCTTCGGGTTTCTTTGGTTCGTCTGACATGGTCGTTTCCAAATTACTTCTTCGCGATCACGCCCACGGTGCGGCGTTTGCCTTTGCGAGTGCGGGCGTTGGTTGAGGTCCGTTGCCCACGAACCGGAAGGCCGCGGCGGTGGCGGATCCCCCGGTAGCAGTTGATCGATTGCAGGCGCTTCATGTGCACTTGTTGCTCCCGCCGGAGATCGCCCTCAATCAGGATGTCGGAGCCGCCGATGACGTTGGTGATGGCCAAGATCTGGTCCTCGCTCAGCTCCCCTGCTCGGACCCCGGGATCGACATTAGCCAGGGCCAGAATGCGAGCGGCCGTCGTTCGGCCGATACCGTAGATGTAAGGCAGCGCCGCTTCGATGCGCTTTTCGTTCGGGATTTCGTTACCAAGAATTCGTGCCATGAGAGAAGGAGGTAGAGGTCAGCCTTGGCGCTGTTTGCAGCGCGGGTTCTTGCAAATCACACGCACCACTCCTTTCCGCCGAATGATTTGGCAGGATTCGCACATGCGCTTTACAGAAGATCTGACTTTCATCGAAAATGCAGGGATGGTTGGGGGTGCCTCATCCCGGAAAAACGCCGCTTTGCGTTCGTTCGCTCCGCCCTGAGACACAGTTCCCACGACGGCTGGCCGCGGGAGGGCTGAGTATCTAGCACCAAAGACCTTTGCCGCAAGGAGGGTTTTCTCCTTTTTTCTCCCCCTGTCCCGGGCCCCCAGCCTCCTTCCCATTTCGCTCTTGCCCGCCCTCCTGCCAAGGGTTCCAGTCGCCCCAACATGTTGGCTGTCGATTCCGTCTCCATTCAATTCTCCGGACGTGAGTTATTGAAGGACCTTTCCTTCGTGATTCGGCCGGGCGACCGGATTTCCTGCGCGGGTGCCAATGGAGCGGGCAAATCGACTCTCATGAAAATCCTGGCGGGGGCCCTCACTCCCGACTCCGGAAAGCTCCACGCCAAGAAAGGCCTCCGCATCGGCTACCTCCCGCAAGAAGGCATCCAGCTCGCTCAGAAGTCGGTCTACCAGGAAGCCGAGTCGGCTTTTGCTTCGGTCAAAAACATCGAGGCCAAAATCGAGGTCCTGGGACAGGACCTGGAAGAGCTGGACTCCAAGACGAGCGCTTACCACGATCTCCTCCATCGCATGGGCGAGCTGCAACTCCAACTGGACGGCTACGATCTCGCCAAGGTCCGACCGCAAATCGAAACCATCCTGACTGGCCTCGGCTTCCGCCACAGCGACCTCGATCGCGCGACCTCGGAATTCTCAGGGGGATGGCAAATGCGCATCGGCCTGGCCAAACTCCTCCTGCAAGCCCCCGACATCCTCCTCCTAGACGAACCCACCAACCACCTCGACCTCGATTCCCAGATCTGGTTGGAGCGCTACCTCGTGAGTTTCCCCGGGGCCATCCTCCTCATTTCTCACGACAAATCCTTCATGGACTCGCTGACCACACGGACCTTCGCCTTCCTCAACCGACGGATCGAAGAATACGCCGGCAACTACTCCTTCTTCCTCCGCGAAAGCGCCGCTCGCAAAGAACAGCTCCTGCAAGCCTACAAAGCGCAGCAACGCGAGATCGAAAAAACCGAGGACTTCATCCGACGCTTCCGAGCCAAGGCCACCAAAGCCTCCCAGGTCCAGTCCCGCATCAAGCAGCTCGAGAAAATCGAGCGCATCGAAATCGAAGAAGAGGAAAGCTCGGTTGGCTTCCGCTTTCCGGAGGCCCCCGCCAGTGGCCACGTTATGGTGCGACTGGAAAAAGTCACCCAGCGCTACGGCGAACTCACCGTCTTCCAAGACATCGAAATGGAGATCCAAAAAGGCGACCGCCTCGCCATCGTCGGTGTGAACGGCGCTGGCAAATCGACCTTCGTCCGCTTGCTGAGTGGTCGTGAGACACCCACTGCTGGCCTGCGCAAACCGGGGCACAAAGTCGAAATCGGCTACTACTCCCAGGACCATGCCGACTCCCTCGACCCCCATCTGAGCGTCCTCCAAACCATTGAGCAGTCCGTGCCTCGCGGGAGCACCGTCAACCCCCGCACCCTCGTGGGCGCGTTTCTCTTTCGGGGAGATGACGTGTTCAAGAGCGTCAGCGTCTTGAGTGGCGGAGAACGCTCGCGCCTGGCTCTCGCGAAAATGCTCCTGGAGCCCAGCAATTTCCTGATCTTGGACGAGCCCACCAACCACCTCGACATGCGCTCTCAAGAAGTCCTCCAGACCGCCCTCCAGGACTTCACGGGCAGCTACGCCATCGTGAGTCACAACCGCGCCTTCCTCGATCCCGTCGTCAACAAAGTCCTGGAATTCGCTCCCGGCCGCGCCCCTCGACTCTTCTTAGGCAATGTCTCCGACTACCTTGAAAAAAAAGAAACCGAAGCGCGCGAGGCCGAACGGACCAGCCGCAGCGCCTCCCAGCCAGCCCCGTCTAGCTCAGTCAGCCAAAATGGCAACCCCCCCACGAGCCTGAGCCGCAAGGAACAAAAACGCCGGGAAGCCGAGCGCCGCCAACTCCGCTCCAGCAAGCTCAAGCCGCTCGAGAACGAATTCGCCCAAGTCGAAAAACGGATCGAGGAATTGGAAAGCCAGCGCGGCCAAGTGATGCAACGACTGAACGACCCCAGCCAATGGGAGAGCCAAGAAGAAGGCAAAGTCCTCGCTCAACGCTATCAGGAAGTGGCCCAAGAGACGGAAACGCTCTATAGCAAGTGGGACAGTCTCAGCAGCGAGATCGAGCGCGTGGAGGCCGAACTGACTCCTTCCGAGTGAAAGCCACTCCCCCATCCAAAACCTAACCTTCTCCCTCCCCCCATGCTCGCCTTTTCCACCTGCTGGAATGCGGGTCGCCACCAAGAAGGCGAGCCCATGGTCGAGGAAATCCTCGAGCTAGGCTTTGACACCCTCGAGCTCAGCCACGGCATGCGCATCACCCTCCTCCCCGGGGTGGAAAAGGCCTACCGGGAAGGGCTCTATCGAGTCGCTGGAGTCCACAACTTCATTCCCTCTCCGGTCGAAGTCATGATCGATGCGCCGGATTGCTATGAATTCACGAGCAAGAACCGTTACGAGCGGGACCGCGCCCTCAAGCACACCTTCAAAAGCATCGAATTCGCGGCCTCAGTCGACGCCGAATACATCGTCCTCCACATGGGCAGCACTCCCTTGGCCGCGCTCAGCCAGGAGCTGGAGGCCATGGTCCAGCGGGGTCGCTTGAACTCGCGCAAATTCGTGAAGAAGAAGCTCGACTTCATCAAACAGCGCGAGCAGCTCAGCCCCCTCTACCTCAACCGCGCCCGCAAAGCGCTCGAACTCCTCCTCCCCCACGCCGAAGAACATCGCGTCCAACTCGGCATTGAAAGCCGAAGCCACTACCAAGACGTCCCCAGCGAACCGGAAATGATCCAGCTTCTGGAAGAGTTCGACTCCCCGTGGCTCGGCTACTGGCATGACTTCGGTCACGTCCAGCGCAAGGCCAACCTCTCCCTCCTCAACCATGAGCAGTGGCTCGGCAAGGTGGCCCACCGCTTGGTGGGCTGTCACCTCCACGACGTCCGCTGGCCTCTCCGCGATCATCGCGTGCCCCTCACTGGCCATATCGACTACGACGTGCTCCTCCCCCAAATCCGACCCGACGCCCCCATGGTCTGGGAACTCAGCCCCACCCGCCGGAAGGAAGAAATCCAAGCGGCTCTCCCGGCTTGGAAACACAAATGGGCCCAATTTCACGGAGCGGCCGCCGCATGAACCCTTTTCTCGACACCATCCGCGAGCTTTGGACGGGGATGGGCGACTCCCCCGCCCTCATCTTCCTGGCCTTTTGCCTCCTGCCAGCCCTTCCCCTCCCCATCAGCTTGACCCTGGCCTTCTTCGGCCCGCTCCTGATCGCGCAACTCGGCTTCGGACCCGCCTACAGCTTGATCCTGGTAGCGGAGGCTCTCTGCATGAGCTGGGCCTACTTCGTCTCGGCCCACCCGGGGAGAAAACTTATGCTGCGATTGCTAGCCTGGCGGAAAATCACACTGCCTGAATTCAGCCAAGGCGACCTCCTGCGCTTTCTCGTGGTCTTCCGCATCACGCCCGGCATTCCCTTCTTTCTCCAGAACATCGTGCTGGGGGTGCTGCGAGTGCCATTCTGGCCCTACCTCCTCCTCTCGATTCCCCCGCAAGCCCTCTACGCCTTCGCCTTCCTGAAAACCGGCCAAGGCCTCCTCGAAGGCGAAGCCGCCCCGCTCGTGATCGGCCTCGGCGTGCTCATCCTGGCGGCAGTCCTGGTATCCTGGCTGCGCAAGAAGGCCAAGCAGCGCGACAAAGAAGCCGAAGACCCATCGATCCAAGCTGAAGGAGAGGACCTCCCCTGAAGAGATCCCCTACTCGCAGATCAACTCTAATACCAAATCCAAGAAAGATTTGGACGATAGCGGAGCGGTTTTTGGGTTCTGGCAAGGCGGGAGTGGTCAGGCTGGACCGGGGTCCTGCCTGACCCGACCAACGCCGCCAGAAGCCAAAG
This is a stretch of genomic DNA from Verrucomicrobiota bacterium. It encodes these proteins:
- a CDS encoding ABC-F family ATP-binding cassette domain-containing protein, giving the protein MLAVDSVSIQFSGRELLKDLSFVIRPGDRISCAGANGAGKSTLMKILAGALTPDSGKLHAKKGLRIGYLPQEGIQLAQKSVYQEAESAFASVKNIEAKIEVLGQDLEELDSKTSAYHDLLHRMGELQLQLDGYDLAKVRPQIETILTGLGFRHSDLDRATSEFSGGWQMRIGLAKLLLQAPDILLLDEPTNHLDLDSQIWLERYLVSFPGAILLISHDKSFMDSLTTRTFAFLNRRIEEYAGNYSFFLRESAARKEQLLQAYKAQQREIEKTEDFIRRFRAKATKASQVQSRIKQLEKIERIEIEEEESSVGFRFPEAPASGHVMVRLEKVTQRYGELTVFQDIEMEIQKGDRLAIVGVNGAGKSTFVRLLSGRETPTAGLRKPGHKVEIGYYSQDHADSLDPHLSVLQTIEQSVPRGSTVNPRTLVGAFLFRGDDVFKSVSVLSGGERSRLALAKMLLEPSNFLILDEPTNHLDMRSQEVLQTALQDFTGSYAIVSHNRAFLDPVVNKVLEFAPGRAPRLFLGNVSDYLEKKETEAREAERTSRSASQPAPSSSVSQNGNPPTSLSRKEQKRREAERRQLRSSKLKPLENEFAQVEKRIEELESQRGQVMQRLNDPSQWESQEEGKVLAQRYQEVAQETETLYSKWDSLSSEIERVEAELTPSE
- a CDS encoding sugar phosphate isomerase/epimerase, giving the protein MLAFSTCWNAGRHQEGEPMVEEILELGFDTLELSHGMRITLLPGVEKAYREGLYRVAGVHNFIPSPVEVMIDAPDCYEFTSKNRYERDRALKHTFKSIEFAASVDAEYIVLHMGSTPLAALSQELEAMVQRGRLNSRKFVKKKLDFIKQREQLSPLYLNRARKALELLLPHAEEHRVQLGIESRSHYQDVPSEPEMIQLLEEFDSPWLGYWHDFGHVQRKANLSLLNHEQWLGKVAHRLVGCHLHDVRWPLRDHRVPLTGHIDYDVLLPQIRPDAPMVWELSPTRRKEEIQAALPAWKHKWAQFHGAAAA